Genomic segment of Arachis stenosperma cultivar V10309 chromosome 4, arast.V10309.gnm1.PFL2, whole genome shotgun sequence:
gtgccagactgggcgttaaacgcccaacagctaaccttactggcgtttaaacgccagtaagtgcgtcctccagggtgtgctgtttttcttcctgtttttcattctgtttttgcttttttcattgattttgtgacttcttatgatcatcaacctacaaaagacataaaataacaaaagaaaatagttaattataaaacattgggttgcctcccaacaagcgcttctttaatgtcattagcttgacagatgactctcatggagcctcacagatacttagagccatgttggaacctcccaacaccaaacttagagtttgaatgtgggggttcaacaccaaacttagagtttggttgtggcctcccaacaccaaacttagagtttgactgtgggggctctatttggctctgttttgagagaagctcttcatgcttcctctccatgatgacagagggatatccttgagccttaaacacaaaggattcttcattcacttgaatgatcaactctcctctatcaacatcaatcacagcctttgctgtggctaggaagggtctgccaaggatgatggattcatccatgcacttcccagtctctaggactatgaaatcagtagggatgtaatggtcttcaatcttaaccaaaacattttctacaagtccatgagcttgttttcttgagttgtctgccatctctagtgagatttttgcagcttgtacctcaaagatccctagcttctccattacagagaggggcatgaggtttacacttgaccctaagtcacacaaggccttcttgaaggtcatggtgcctatgatacaaggtattgaaaacttcccaggatcctgcctcttttgaggtagtttctgcctagacaagtcatccaattctttggtgagcaaagggggttcatcctcccaggtctcatttccaaataacttgtcatttagcttcatgattgctccaaggtatttagcaacttgctcttcagtgacatactcatcctcttcagaggaagaatactcatcagagctcatgaatggcagaagtaaatccattggaatctctatggtctcattttgagcctcagattcccatggttcctcattggggaactcataggaggccagtggacgtccagtgaggtctttctcagtggcgttcactgcctcttcttcctcccagaattcggccatgttaatggctttgcactctccttttggattttcttcagtattgcttgggagagcactaggagggagttcagtgattttcttgcttagctgacccacttgtccttccaagtttctaatggaggaccttgtttcagtcatgaaactttgagtggttttgattagatcagagaccatggttgctaagtcagaggtattctgcttagaactctctgtctgttgctgagaagatgatggaaaaggcttgccattgctaaacctgtttcttccaccattattgttgttgaaaccttgttgaggtctctcttgattcttccatgagaaatttggatgatttctccatgaagaattataggtgtttccatagggttctcctaggtaattcacctcttctattgaagggttctcaggatcatatgcttcttcttcagatgaagcatctttagtactgcttggtgcattctgcattccagacagactttgagaaatcaaattgacttgttgagtcaatattttattctgagccaaaatggcattcagagtgtcaatctcaagaactcctttcttctgattagccccattgttcacaggattcctttcagaagtgtacatgaattggttaattgcaaccatttcaatcagctcttgagcttctgtaggcgtcttcttcagatgaagagatcctccagcagagctatccaaagacattttggatagttcagagagaccatcatagaaaatacctatgatgctccattcagaaagcatgtcagatggacattttctgattaattgtttgtatctttcccaagcttcatagagggattctccatccttctgtctgaaggtttggacttccactctaagcttactccatttttgaggtggaaagaactttgccaagaaggcattgactagcttttcccaagagtccaggctttctttaggttgagagttcaaccatattctagctctgtctcttacagcaaaagggaatagcatcagtctgtagacctcagggtcaaccctcattagtcttgactgtgtcacagatttgcaagaactcagctaagaactgatgaggatcttccattggaagtccatggaacttgcaattctgttgcattagagaaactaattgaggcttaagctcaaagttgtttgctccaatggcagggatagagatgcttctcccatagaagtcgggagtaggtgcagtaaagtcacccagcaccttccttgcattgtttgcattgttgttgttttaggctgccatgtgttcttcttctttgaagaattcagtcaggtcctctaaagagagttgtgctttggcttctcttagctttctcttcaaggtccttttaggttcaggatcaggctcaacaagaatgcttttgtctttgctcctgctcataagaaagagaagggaacaagaaaattgtggaatcctctatgtcacagtatagagattccttgaagtgtcagaggaaaagaagagtagaagacagaagtagaaaattcgaacttatcaaaggagatggagttcgagttttgcattaagggatagtgttagtccataaatagaaggatgtgaggagaagagaagtaatttttcgaaaattaaatgaaagattttgaaaatatttttgaaaaacattacttaattttcgaaaatgagagtgggaaagaaataagatgatttttaaaaaagattttgaaattagaaatcaaaaagatttgattgaaaactattttgaaaaagatgaggttaagaagatatgattgatttttaaaaatatgtgattgaaaagatatgatttgaaaacaattttaaaaagatttgattttaaaaattagtaacttggctatcaagaaaagatatgattcaaacattaaacctttctcaacagaaaaggcaacatacttgaaatgttgaatcaaatcattaattgatagtaagtatctttgaaaaaggaaagaaattgattttgaaaacatttgattgaaaagatatgatttgaaaaagatttgattttgaaaaactttgaaaacttgaaaaaaatttgatttgaaaacaaaattctcccccttgtgccatcctggcgttaaacgcccagaatggtgcacattctggcgtttaacgcccaaaactatacccttttgggcgttaaacgcccaaccaggtaccctggctggcgtttaaacgccagtctgtccttcttcactgggcgttttgaacgcccagctttttctgtgcaattcctctgctgtatgttctgaatcttcaattctctgtattattgacttgaaaagacacaaattaaaaatatttttgtatttttaataataaagaataatcaaaatgcaactaaaatcaaacaatgcatgcaagacactaaacttagcagtttgtataccactGACACTaccaatatgagaatgcatatgagacacacaaaatacttcaagtcaatagaattcaaagattagagcaagtaagtcatcaagaacatcttgaagatcactaggACACATGAATGattgcatgcaattgacaccaaacttaagatgagacactagactcaaacaagaaatttttggattttgtgattttttttttgtgtttttcgaaaattaagtggaaaaaggtatcaaaattcttaatgagaattccaggaatcagtgcaatgctagtctaagactccggtccaggaattagacatggcttcacagccagccaagctttcaaagaaagcttcggtccaaaacactagacatggccaaaggccagccaagccttagcagatcactgctccaaaagcaagattgataaaaatcaacaagctcttgtgatgataagttgaaacctcggtccaataagattagacatggcttctcagccagccagacttcaacaaatcatcatgaaactctagaattcatcttcaagaacttcgaaaaaaaaatacctaatctaagcaacaagatgaaccgtcagttgtccaaactgaacaatccccggcaacggcgccaaaaacttggtgcttgttgccggatcagaaatttggcactgatgttaccggacaaAAAGCTTGCTCagaacttgaacaatccccggcaacggcgccaaaaacttggtgcgcgaaattgtgaacaatacttttcacaactctcataatccccggtcatgaactccaaaaacttggtagctcaatcccatggcattacacaacttcgcacaactaaccagcaagtgcactgggtcgtccaagtaataccttacgtgagtaagggtcgatcccacggagattgttagtatgaagcaagctatggtcatcttgcaaatcttagtcaggcagactcaaatggatatggtgatgaacgaaaatagcataaaagataaagatagagatacttatgtaattcattggtaggaacttcagataagcgcatgaagatgccttcccttccgtctctctgctttcctactgtcttcatccaatccttcttactcctttccatggcaagcttgtgtagggtttcaccgttgtcaatggctacctcccatcctctcagtgaaagcgattgcatatgccctgtcacggcacgcggaattcagctgtcggttctcggtcaggccggaataatatccattgatacttttgcgtctgtcactaacgccccgcctgctaggagtttgaagcacgtcacagtcattcagtcattgaatcctactcagaataccacagacaaggttagaccttccagattctcttgaatgctgccatcagttctcgcctataccacgaagactctgatctcacggaatggttggctcgtttgtcaggcgatcaaccatgcatcgtgcaatcaggaatccaagagatattcactagagccttggttgcttgtagaacaaaagtggttgtcagtcaccttgttcataagtgagaatgatgatgagtgtcacggatcatcacattcatcaagttgaagaacaagtgatatcttagaacaagaacaagcggaattgaatggaagaacaatagtaattgcattaaaactcgaggtacagcagagctccacaccttaatctatggtgtgtagaaactccaccgttgaaaatacataagcataaggtctaggcatggccgaatggccagcctcccaatgatctaagatagcataaaacacgaagatagctaccccgatatctcaatacaatagtaaaaggtcctacttatagaaaactagtagcctagggtgtacagagatgagtaaatgacataaaaatccacttccgggcccacttggtgtgtgcttgggctgagcaatgaagcattttcgtgtagagactcttcttggagttaaacgctagcttttatgccagtttgggcgtttaactcccatttgggtgccagttccagcgtttaacgctgggatttcttgaggtgactttgaacgctggttttggccatcaaatcttgggcaaagtatggactatcatatattgctggaaagcccaggatgtctactttccaacaccgttgagagcgcgccaattgggcttctgtagctccagaaaatctacttcgagtgtagggaggtcagaatccaacagcatctgcagtcctttttagtctctgaatcagatttttgctcaggtccctcaatttcagccagaaaatacctgaaatcacagaaaaatacacaaactcatagtaaagtccagaaaagtgatttttaactaaaaactaataaaaatatactaaaaactaactagatcataccaaaaacatactaaaaacaatgccaaaaagtgtataaattatccgctcatcaattactCATCCAAATgcttgcttatttcctaagaaagtgcaagaaaccaaataaaaactaatgaaaatggcttgtgaaactagccaAAAATGCCTAGGCATCAGTATGGtgtcattattttttttgttttgtttatttcttttaatagcAATTGAATGCAAAAGCTAAATTAGTATTTGACTTACTTTATTCATGTAAACTTGAAAATAGTTACTAAACTAATAGACGATGgtagataaaatttaaattccaaTAAACTATTTAAAGTGTTGATAGACAAACTAAAGATCAGATAAATCACATAATACAAtctgaataatatataatacaCAAACATTGATGAAGTACATAATACAAtctaaataatacaaaaaataagtaAAGTAGATCATCGGTGCTGGTCATCCAGGTAATGCAAGTGATGCCTAGTGCCACATAATGGAGGATGTGTCTGCCGAGGGGGTCTACTAAGTCGTGGAGCTGGAGGATGTTGTGCGTGTGGTGGGGGATCTTGTGAATGCGGTGGTGGAGGTGGTGGAAGGGGTGGAGGATGTGGGGACACATGAGTATCATAGTACTGCCATATATGGATATGGCTGTGTCTGGTAATAAGGCTGTACATGTGGATAAAGTGGTGCGGTAGCATCGGCTAGGATGCAGTCATCAATGACCATAGTTAACCGATCGGAATGTCACATACTGAGCACCAGGGTGAACATCTGTGCCGTATGAGGTGCTAGGCCTCGGTAACAAGTAAGGAACACACAGCGAGGTAGATGCAGGAGAAAATGAATGATGAAGACCCTGTCCGAGACTCTGCTCTCTGCCCGTGCAGAATTGCTCCACAATATACTGCATGGTTTGCTGGTCATTGGTATGAATCTGAAATGCCTCCTCAAACTAGATCTCCTCGACCATGGAGGCCTCATGACGAACTGGCTCTGTTTGTGATTccggtggtggtggtggtggtgactGGTGAGTCCTCTTCGTGCGGCTAGTATGTCACCGTGCTCCTCCTGCCGGACATACTCTGCCTTCTTCTCGGACTCGACATCTAATCACTCCCTGCAAGGCCTGACCTACTCCCTCTGGGGCCCCGCAACTCCACTGCGGTCCTTAGCACCTCTCTCTCTCCTAGTCGGGCTCCAGGTGTTTGCTCGAACCTCCATAGCATGCTTACGACGATTAGGGACATCCCAGGGAAGGTCAAGAATGTCCCTAGGTAGACTAGCGGTAGGCTTTACGTGATCCGGAAGAGTAAAAAGTCTGGGATCATCAAGCACGTCCTGGCCGAACAAATGTGTAACGCGGCAAGCTTGCTAAAACCACTCCCAATACTCCAAAGTAGGACACTAGTCAGTGAATGGCTGAATAGAGATCCTATGGCTTTCCTCAAACCGAGCCATCCATCTATCATATCACTACTGGTGACGAGTGGGCCACCACACGTCTTTGCCCCATTCTGTGGTGGTCATAAACCGGTTGACATTGACTGGGTCTCTAGGCACCGGCTGCTCGCCACCGAACTGGCATTTCACTCAGTCATCACGGTGAAACTCAATAATGGTGAAGCAGAAAAGGGAAACAACACTCATCCATGTCCCCCACTTTGTCTCCTCTCTCAACCAGTCTAGACTGATGGCTTGCAGGGTTAGATCGTGGTATGGCATCAATAGGAACTACAAAATAAAGTGTTATATAACATCAAGTTCAGTTCATTACATAGGAGAACTAATCGTTTAGAGACAACTAAGTAAAACACTTTCACGTACCTCATCCAATTGAACCTGATCCAATGAAAGACACCATCGGAGGACTCGCTAGTCAAACTGGTCCCTACTCTACTGGGTCATACCTATCAACCTGTGGACATATGCAACAATAACAATCTCTCAATTTATGCAAAAAACTTTTGAATTATATACATAGAAAGTACAATAACTATATATGAAAATAGTTACCTCACGACCAACAAAAATGTTAGAATCTGTCTCTCGGGTAGACACTACTAAGAAAATCTATGGTAGATCTATGAGACCAGTAGAGTAGTACATCCAGTAATGTCAGTGATAGATCGATGTTTTGAAGAGCATAAGGAGTGGTacatgatgacaagtcatcatatacccatttttcaagctaatttcacttgtttcactagtctttatgcactttcttgcatcctaagtaagtaaattggaatgaaaatgcatgacttctttaaatcaaataactaccattaaattgatgctaaatcatgaggtttgaactaaaattaattgatttttaatgaattataaaccttatgagtttggagatactttgattggttgttttggtttcttgtagatgaagaaaggaagaaaagaagaaaaacgtggcttaagaagtgtggccatggaaggagaagtgtggtgcaacatagaaggaggaagcaaacattgctttccacaagagcacactgctcTCCAAGAGAGCAGCATGATAAACCAAGCCTCCAAAATATCACTGCCCtgtccacaagagcagagcagcctcctggaagctaatttctcatgggctgaaaattgaattaaaagtccaacttaattcatttcttcaccaaatcaaaagctcatctaaattccaaaatccaagaatagaaagtgtataaataggagatagtttgatgtaattaagaccttcttttgatttttgaatttttacattcTGAGACTTCATTTTCCTGagagctttgaactgagatatgagagaattgggaaggagaattgatctctcttctttctGGTTCCtgcttgagcactttttacttttcttttttgagttttgggtgcgaagaattgaggaatttctgtctcaatctccatttaagatctctttgatttcccTACTGCATAATTAAGTTGAATCCATTTTCCTTTCTGCTGCAATcttcaatttctttttaatttctttgtgaacttggatctaggaaggcaattgagatctagactttgctatcaaGTCTCTGtagtcctgagatccaattttccttttggttcttctgctgAACCACTGCTGCAGTTATATTTTCCATTTCTATTTGAGATCTAGTTGAATCCAAATCATCTCTTGCTgtgataattgttgcaatttaatttcccttgcttaaattctgaaatcccagtcctcaaatcccttttccattcaagcaatttatatttcttgcactttaagttactgcaatttacatttcttgcactttaagtttcagttatttaagttcttgttctttaagattcagctcttttactttcagttctttttaatttctgcaattcatccctctccctttatattttctgctatttacttactgttggatacaaaatcactcaaccaatacttaattcgcttgactaaatcaaccattaaactaaaattgctcaatccttcaatccctgtgggatcgacctcactcccgtgagttttattacttgatgcgacccggtacacttgccggtgagttttgtgttggattgttttccacacatcagtaCGTCCAGGCAAGCATAGCGGATCCCAAGACAGATTACGACACCTTTTGAAGTCCTCTAACAAAAGCAGCCACCTGATATGAACCTGATTGTTTGATTTGTCTATCATCAAGCAGCCCCCGATCAACAATAGGATGTAACACCTCGTGTATTGTCGAAGGGTGGTTGCATCTGTAGTAGCTGGTATATAATGTACTCGATCCCTCAGCCACGTTAGCTTGATGGAGAATGACTCCTTCCTCTGCGCCTCCTATTGTTGAGCATGAGGAGACCTGACATTGAGGAGTTCCTCTATCCACTCCCAAGTCGGGTACTGGTACCATGTGTGAAAATCACGTAAGCACCCACCCACTAGCTCTCTGTGAGTGCATAACCCGACGTGGTATGCAATGTCATGCAGGATGATAGTGCACTCACCCCAAAACAGGTAAAAAGTGTGGGTCTCCGGATGACAACGCTTCACAATTGTAGTAATTGGGGAGTTGTCAAAGACAATGTCCCTAAGTTACACTGTGTCGCCAAATCTAACCTCCTTCAAGTAAGGGAGAATAGCGTCGGGTAGTGCAAGAGTGTGGCTTACTCGCCTAGGGAGTAGTAAGCGAGGCTTCTGTTAAAAAGTAAAACATTTTAATAACAAATCTatttcaattataaaaatttttatttcgaaataaatagataaaaataataataaacaattatttcattttagaataattaactttaaaaagtcaactatttaaaaattttatctaaCATCATTGCAACAAATATCCAATAAAACAAGTTATCTAACAtactcaaaattaaaattaaaaatacaaaatttgattaaagaaataaaaaatgtcaTTTACTAAATAACAACACTAAAATAGAAGTCAATCGCTCTCGCGATTTGCCAAATCAAATTCAGACGATGGTATTATCATCTCATGCATTTGTGTACACCATAATGTCCGAATatctcaaaaatatccaaaaaaatgtCCGATAAAAAAAATGAAGGTTAAGGGATATCtgcaaataaaatatttatatatatccataaataaaataaatccctTAGACGATGCACTATGCATATAAGTAAGAGATATAAATAGAAATATGTTGACCGTTTCTTTGCCTCCAAAATTCATAACGATAACTCCCAACCAACCTTTTCTGCTTCCCTTAATTTCCTCTCTTCCACTTTTTTACCTCAAAACCTCGAAGCAgaaaaacatctttaaagaatttaaaaaaataatgtaaaattaagtatattataaACGATAATCACTTCCATTCACTGGTTTGGCACTCTAATTATCCACCGCTACTTCCTAGAGCCGCCGACGACCACCATGGAACGCAAGAAAACGCTGACGATGAATTGGGCCGGCCTCAGCGACGACAACGAGGACGAGCACTTCTTCGAGATCACTAACCGCCTCAACACGATTTGTCACCGTGACTTGGCTTCTTCCTCCGACGACGATGAGGAATTCGAAGACCCCCGCACATCGTTCTCCGCAACCATGTCTACCACACAATATCGAACATTCTCACGAATGTTTACAAGAACAGCCTCCATTCAACCCACCCCCAATTACGACATTTGGATGGCTGCACCAGGATCCATCACAGAAAGACGAAGAAGATTACTTGGAAGCATGGGATTGGATGAAAACAAAGTCTCATTAAAGGTCACCAGTTTCGCTCTTGATCGTGCTGTCACCAAGAAGCTCGATAAAATGAATAAGAAGGCTCCTATCCCTATTCCTGTTCCGCCTCGTTCTACAACAAGGGCCCCACGTTTGTTAGAAGAAGTGGCTGTTGGTTCCTCTCCTTCCCTTCCTTCCATTTCAGAAGAGCAAGAAACGAAGCATGCCCCTGTTTTGTTCTGCTTGGTGCGATCACGTTCCGAAGGGGATATTGAGATGATTTCCATGGCGAAAGCAAGGAAAGAGGAGTTCATTGGAAAGGTTTCGAAGCAGCGATTAACAAGAACCTCGTCGGAGATAGTAATGCCTCGTGCTAAGATGGTCCCCGCCGCAATGGTCCTGAAGGATCCTGCGGAGGTGAAGGCAAGGGTGGCCAATCATAACAGGAAGTCTTCGACGGCGGCGGGGGCAGGAGTGGGGGCTTTCTTTCTGATAAAGAATTTGGATACCGGGAAGGAATTTATTGTGAAGGAATATAGCGAAGACGGAATGTGGAATAAACTAAGTGATTTGCAGACGGGGAAGCAGTTAACGATGGATGAGTTTGAGAAAACTGTGGGGCATTCGAAAATTGTCAAGGAAATGATGAAGCGAGCCAAGGTGGGGAAGAAGGAAGGTATAGGAAAGATATTATCATCGAGTTCGATTTCAAAAAGTTTGAAATTAAGCAAGAAAAAGGGAGCTTCGTTCATAAAGAATGTGAAAGGTGCTGCAAGTAAAAGTTTTGGCGGGGAGAAGGAACTTAAAGAAGCTGGAGGAATTCTATCACAACCAGTGTCGGCAGAAtcgaaagcaacacaacaaggGAAGAATGATTGGGTGAAAGTGCGACAAATTGGAAAGTCAGAGAAGGAGCTTTCGGCATTGCATTTGTGTCAAGAGTTTCAAGCACATGAAGGAGGGATTTCGATCATAAAGTTTAGTTTGGATGGAAGGTTTTTGGCAAGCGGCGGAGAAGATAAAGTAATTCATGTGTGGGAAGTACAAGAATGCGGTCTTACGCCGTCTATACCAGGGCAAACAGAGGCTCCACCAGACAAGAAGAAAAGAGGGAAAGGGAGCTCAATTCCAGATTGG
This window contains:
- the LOC130975160 gene encoding WD repeat-containing protein YMR102C-like; protein product: MERKKTLTMNWAGLSDDNEDEHFFEITNRLNTICHRDLASSSDDDEEFEDPRTSFSATMSTTQYRTFSRMFTRTASIQPTPNYDIWMAAPGSITERRRRLLGSMGLDENKVSLKVTSFALDRAVTKKLDKMNKKAPIPIPVPPRSTTRAPRLLEEVAVGSSPSLPSISEEQETKHAPVLFCLVRSRSEGDIEMISMAKARKEEFIGKVSKQRLTRTSSEIVMPRAKMVPAAMVLKDPAEVKARVANHNRKSSTAAGAGVGAFFLIKNLDTGKEFIVKEYSEDGMWNKLSDLQTGKQLTMDEFEKTVGHSKIVKEMMKRAKVGKKEGIGKILSSSSISKSLKLSKKKGASFIKNVKGAASKSFGGEKELKEAGGILSQPVSAESKATQQGKNDWVKVRQIGKSEKELSALHLCQEFQAHEGGISIIKFSLDGRFLASGGEDKVIHVWEVQECGLTPSIPGQTEAPPDKKKRGKGSSIPDWVQVPEFVFNLSEKPYCSFNGHLDEVLDLSWSKSQLLLSSSMDKTVRLWDLETKACLKFFAHNDYVTCIQFHPIDENYYISGCLDAKVRVWNIPARQVVDWTDIEEMVTAITYTPDGHGAIVGTIKGDCRTFKVQDHQLSDPGTINITQKKKSQIKKITGFQFAPRNTSEILITSGDSRIRIVDGSKVLHKFRGFRNGNSQIAASFSPNGRYIISASEDSQVFVWKYEEPRNANAAKAKTITVTQSYEQFQCKDVTVAIPWPCTIKSDPSQAPVINNAKKNTKRGGDDNKKALPPLPKKNNNHGNNGTDGNVASAAPDHDSSANSNAESGVGDSSNKVEATVEGDGTSQEEGEAVSRDNSGLGDSVASSSAPNGHGDSSATTAATASSNFLLSDVSNNNPATMNPSAWGLVIVTAGFEGEIRCYQNFGLPKKLGLQANLFGGPT